From a single Labrus bergylta chromosome 14, fLabBer1.1, whole genome shotgun sequence genomic region:
- the alg9 gene encoding alpha-1,2-mannosyltransferase ALG9: MAAKALRQRTRRGSRQDVNNVSVPNDARPSKEEKAGDDSKTTESRQESVSRGGQVWAPEGSTAFKCLLSARFCAALLSNISDCDETFNYWEPMHYLLYGTGMQTWEYSPLYAIRSYAYLWLHALPACVHAHVLQTNKVLVFYFVRCVLAFSCCVCELYFYKAVCKKFGLHVGRLMLAFLVLSTGMFCSSAAFLPSSFCMYTTLVAMTGWFQDSTPLAIIGVAAGVIVGWPFSALIGVPIAFDLLVLKRQWKSFIIWSALALLLFLVPLVAVDSFFYGKLVIAPLNILLYNVFTPHGPDLYGTEPWHFYFFNGLLNFNLVFALALFSLPLTALMETLLHRFNVQNLGRPYWLTLSPMYIWMLVFFTRPHKEERFLFPIYPLICLCGAVALSSLQKCYHFLFQRYRLEHYTVSSNWLALSAVVVFSVLSLSRSVALFRGYHAPLDLYPEFHRIAKDPTLHAVPPGRPVNVCVGKEWYRFPSSFLLPHNWQLHFIQSEFKGQLPQPYASGPLATQIIPANMNDQNLEEPTRYLDLRQCHYLVDLDIEEESPLEPNYSANKEEWNVIAFKPFIQASRSSRLLRAFYIPFLSDHHTTYRRYVILKPRRQKQPRKRTHG; encoded by the exons atggcggccAAGGCGCTCCGGCAGCGAACCAGACGAGGCAGCAGGCAAGATGTAAACAACGTGAGCGTCCCCAACGACGCCCGGCCATCGAAAGAGGAGAAAGCCGGCGATGATAGTAAAACTACAGAGAGTCGACAAGA gtCGGTAAGTCGTGGAGGGCAGGTGTGGGCTCCAGAAGGTTCGACAGCGTTTAAGTGCCTGCTCTCTGCACGTTTCTGCGCAGCTTTGCTCAGCAACATCTCAGACTGCGACGAGACCTTCAACTACTGGGAGCCT ATGCACTACCTGCTCTATGGCACAGGAATGCAAACATGGGAGTATTCTCCATTGTACGCCATCAGGTCGTATGCCTACCTTTGGCTACATGCTCTTCCTGCTTGTGTGCATGCCCATGTTCTCCAGACAAATAAG GTGTTGGTGTTCTACTTTGTACGATGTGTCTTGGCATTCTCCTGCTGTGTCTGTGAACTCTATTTCTACAA GGCAGTTTGTAAGAAGTTTGGTTTACATGTGGGTCGTCTCATGTTGGCATTCCTCGTCCTGAGCACGGGAATGTTCTGCTCGTCTGCAG CATTCTTGCCCTCCTCTTTCTGTATGTACACCACGCTGGTTGCCATGACAGGATGGTTTCAGGACTCGACACCTTTAGCCATCATAGGTGTGGCTGCCGGGGTCATTGTTGGATGGCCgttctctgctctgattgg GGTTCCAATTGCTTTCGATCTGCTGGTGTTAAAGAGGCAGTGGAAAAGCTTTATCATCTGGTCAGCTCTTGCTTTGCTTCTGTTTCTG GTTCCCCTGGTGGCAGTGGACTCTTTCTTTTATGGAAAACTGGTCATTGCTCCACTCAATATTCTTCTTTATAATGTCTTCACACCACATGGACCTGATTTGTACG GTACAGAGCCGTGgcatttctacttttttaaCGGGCTCCTGAACTTCAACCTGGTGTTTGCTCTGGCACTGTTTTCTCTCCCACTCACTGCTCTCATGGAGACACTGTTACACAGGTTCAATG TGCAGAACCTGGGCCGTCCATACTGGCTAACTCTGTCTCCTATGTATATCTGGATGTTGGTTTTCTTCACCAGACCCCATAAAGAGGAGCGTTTTTTATTTCCCATCTACCCTTTAATCTGCCTTTGTGGAGCAGTAGCCCTCTCATCACTGCag AAATGCTACCACTTCCTGTTCCAGCGGTACCGTCTGGAGCACTACACTGTCTCTTCCAATTGGTTGGCTCTAAGTGCAGTTGTTGTCTTCTCAGTGCTGTCACTGTCTCGCTCAGTCGCCCTCTTCAGAG GCTACCACGCCCCTTTGGACCTGTACCCAGAGTTCCACCGCATTGCAAAGGACCCAACTCTTCATGCAGTCCCTCCCGGGAGAcctgttaatgtgtgtgtgggcaaaGAGTGGTACCGCTTCCCAAGCAGCTTTCTTTTACCGCACAA cTGGCAGCTACACTTCATTCAGTCTGAGTTTAAAGGGCAGCTGCCTCAGCCGTATGCCTCTGGACCTCTGGCCACACAGATCATCCCGGCTAATATGAATGACCAGAACCTGGAGGAGCCAACCAGATAT TTGGATTTACGGCAGTGCCACTACTTAGTAGACCTGGACATAGAAGAAGAATCACCACTTGAGCCAAATTATTCAGCCAACAAAGAGGAGTGGAATGTCATCGCCTTTAAGCCTTTTATTCAAGCATCAAG atcATCTCGTCTCCTCAGAGCATTCTACATCCCATTTTTGTCAGACCATCACACCACCTACAGGCGCTACGTCATCTTGAAACCACGGCGGCAAAAGCAGCCTCGTAAAAGGACCCATGGCTGA
- the fdxacb1 gene encoding ferredoxin-fold anticodon-binding domain-containing protein 1: MSPSRSVLLVGEGNFSFSASVSQLYRETESVTATCLQSQEEALRHQGAATNIQVIEDSGGTVLFEVDCTKLGECASLRGRLFDRVVFNFPHCGRKSGVKKNRELIKNFFLSCVQVLAEDGEIHVSLCNGQGGTPADHPKREWHNSWQVAAMAAEARLILNDVRPFESGNYQSYKCTGYRSQDKGFHVEKGLVHVFTRSLPYTSAQIFTVEEVVEGEKVQYNIPAEFSDHIFRGFLCSGSVHPVKLVQDYILKGLTEKWSVSMTTEIIPFLLMATQLQASCCDIDSTHCYWINLVQKDLNASAEISTDKERDLVLHSQGQIDTQDVSSPTLVTSNEVNKVRSKGAESLRSACSLDVDPDEENGLFLLRPSLLPQMEELLTKKEEWIQNVGSGVENEGSYKSVEGHEKEEPSGDNNGVTTFLYGVSGLVFKNMHVNLWGLPAFHELLITGTFPSEVEPMRFIGQRLETLLAPYGVSLIEEKGGLRLTAAPMGLLGRVSESNARLNISHINITLSLNLDLLAVLLFSLPDWRILWSHDPRFLKQFSLRPSPGEPFQPFSLFPEHFTFDISFWTAPTWEERKFHAVVREASRGTVEQVKLIDTFSHPDLSQTSYCYRLIYRSHTHALSHTQALQFHQTLESLLSSQLQVTIR, from the exons ATGAGTCCTTCACGGTCTGTGCTATTGGTGGGAGAAGGGAACTTCTCCTTTTCTGCCTCTGTGAGCCAGTTGTACAGGGAAACAGAAAGCGTGACAGCCACTTGCCTGCAGAGTCAGGAGGAGGCGCTGCGGCACCAAGGTGCTGCCACTAACATTCAGGTGATCGAGGACTCAG gAGGAACCGTGCTTTTCGAAGTAGACTGCACAAAGCTGGGGGAGTGCGCCTCTCTCCGGGGACGATTGTTTGACCGAGTTGTTTTTAACTTCCCTCACTGTGGGAGGAAGAGTGGGGTCAAAAAGAACAGAGAACTTATCAAAAACTTCTTCCTCAG TTGTGTTCAGGTCTTAGCTGAAGACGGGGAGATTCATGTTTCCTTGTGTAACGGGCAGGGGGGGACACCAGCAGACCACCCGAAGCGGGAGTGGCACAACAGCTGGCAGGTGGCTGCCATGGCAGCAGAGGCACGGCTGATCCTTAACGACGTCCGTCCTTTTGAGAGTGGGAACTACCAGAGCTACAAGTGCACTGGATACAG GAGCCAGGATAAGGGCTTTCATGTGGAGAAAGGTTTAGTCCATGTGTTCACTCGCAGCCTCCCCTACACCTCTGCTCAGATATTTACAGTGGAGGAGGTTGTTGAAGGGGAGAAAGTCCAGTACAACATACCGGCTGAGTTCAGTGATCACATCTTCAG gggATTTCTCTGCTCAGGTTCTGTCCACCCGGTCAAGTTGGTGCAAGATTATATTCTCAAAGGCCTCACAGAGAAGTGGTcagtctccatgacaacagagaTAATTCCCTTCCTCCTCATGGCCACACAGCTGCAGGCGAGTTGCTGTGACATTGACAGTACCCACTGCTACTGGATCAACCTTGTTCAGAAGGACCTCAACGCGAGTGCTGAAATCTCcacagacaaagaaagagatttGGTCTTGCACAGTCAGGGACAGATAGACACGCAGGATGTTTCTTCACCAACGCTTGTTACCTCGAATGAAGTGAACAAGGTGAGGAGCAAAGGAGCTGAGAGCTTAAGGTCGGCATGCTCTCTTGATGTCGATCCTGATGAGGAGAATGGACTTTTTCTTCTGCGCCCATCCCTGCTGCCTCAGATGGAAGAGCTTCTAACTAAAAAAGAAGAGTGGATTCAAAATGTGGGGAGTGGTGTTGAGAATGAAGGAAGTTATAAAAGCGTTGAAGGACATGAGAAAGAGGAGCCCTCTGGGGACAATAATGGTGTCACCACCTTTTTATATGGCGTTAGTGGATTGGTGTTCAAGAACATGCACGTTAACCTCTGGGGTCTGCCTGCCTTTCATGAGCTTCTCATTACAGGCACTTTCCCCTCAGAGGTTGAGCCAATGAGATTCATTGGACAAAGGCTGGAAACGCTGCTCGCTCCTTATGGGGTGTCTCTCATTGAAGAAAAGGGAGGTCTGCGTCTGACAGCAGCACCAATGGGTTTGTTAGGAAGGGTGTCTGAAAGTAATGCAAGGCTCAACATAAGCCATATCAACATCACTCTGTCCTTAAATTTGGATCTCCTAGCTGTGCTCCTCTTCTCACTTCCTGATTGGCGGATCCTATGGTCACATGATCCTcgctttttaaaacagttttcgCTCCGCCCTTCACCAGGAGAACCCTTTCAGCCATTCTCCCTGTTCCCTGAACACTTCACCTTTGACATCAGCTTCTGGACAGCGCCCACTTGGGAGGAAAGGAAGTTTCACGCCGTGGTCCGAGAGGCCAGTCGAGGGACTGTGGAGCAGGTTAAACTTATCGACACATTCTCACATCCTGACCTGAGTCAGACCAGTTACTGCTACAGACTCATCTaccgctcacacacacatgctctgtcGCACACACAAGCACTCCAGTTTCATCAGACGCTGGAATCCTTACTCTCCTCTCAGTTGCAAGTCACAATCAGGTAG
- the si:dkey-71l1.1 gene encoding mitochondrial import receptor subunit TOM40B, which translates to MGSVLALSSGPGHQNWPFSPDPPPSHWNAHPAHWDSPPRWERRDGRLPNPGSFHSLHRGCKDVFPQQIEGVKMILNKTLSSFFKVSHALHLSAVSPSYYRFHVEHLQSDDYSKDKDAPALIGEMDSSGSLNAHALLHLTERVRARSVFQTQQSQFVTWQFETEYRGNDFTAAVTVANPDILRESVILVAHFLQSVSSGLVLGGELVYHRGRAEEGGILTLAGQYSRPNWVATLNAGKGGAHASYYHRANKQIQVGVEFEASTRTQETTTSFGYQMELPEANMVFRGMINSRCIIGGVLEKRLTPLPATLIMGAFVNHRGDKLQVGLGVNVG; encoded by the exons ATGGGCAGCGTTTTGGCATTGTCTTCTGGTCCAGGCCATCAGAACTGGCCTTTTTCCCCGgacccccctccctctcactGGAACGCACATCCTGCTCACTGGGACAGTCCCCCACGCTGGGAGAGGAGAGATGGCCGCCTGCCCAACCCAGGCAGCTTCCACTCTCTCCACCGGGGTTGCAAAG ACGTGTTTCCCCAACAGATTGAGGGAGTCAAGATGATCCTCAATAAAACTCTGAGCAGCTTCTTTAAG GTCAGTCATGCTCTCCACCTTAGTGCTGTTAGTCCTTCATACTATCGATTCCACGTGGAGCACCTGCAGTCTGATGACTACAGCAAGGACAAG GATGCCCCAGCACTGATCGGTGAGATGGACTCTTCAGGAAGTCTGAACGCTCATGCTCTGCTGCATCTCACCGAGCGTGTGCGAGCCAGATCAGTGTTCCAG acccaGCAGTCCCAGTTTGTGACGTGGCAGTTTGAAACTGAGTACAGAGGGAACGACTTCACAGCTGCTGTGACAGTAGCTAACCCAGACATCCTCCGAGAGTCAG TTATCCTTGTGGCACACTTCCTTCAGAGTGTGTCTTCTGGGCTGGTGTTAGGAGGGGAGCTGGTCTATCATCGGGGCCGAGCGGAGGAGGGAGGAATTCTTACTTTGGCTGGACAATACTCAA GACCAAACTGGGTGGCGACACTGAATGCTGGGAAAGGAGGAGCTCATGCTAGCTACTATCATAGAGCCAACAAACAG ATCCAAGTTGGGGTTGAGTTTGAGGCCAGCACCAGGACGCAGGAGACCACAACCTCATTCGGATACCAGATGGAACTCCCAGAGGCTAACATGGTCTTTCGAG GTATGATAAACAGTCGTTGCATAATAGGAGGCGTGCTGGAGAAGCGCCTCACCCCACTTCCTGCCACCCTGATCATGGGTGCTTTTGTAAATCACAGAGGTGACAAACTTCAGGTGGGTTTAGGTGTCAATGTCGGATAA
- the bicdl2 gene encoding BICD family-like cargo adapter 2 isoform X2, which produces MFTPRKSSLPSPSLEDSFFPLSSSSSVSLSFALPSSTSSPGCGDSGGGIETDLILAAELGQALLEKNEELAASLEQSERELEALQQEKHVLQRKLEMNQLESGQREAELTADLGVLREELARHHSHGRDRRRDESDQMTQLANHNQRLVEQLSEAVTLEHTLRTELRSLREDMDESSFSRTINTTQLDNVKGENRVLLERLSHMEALLRASQEDSNRYRSERETLRERLSDLQTKLREKEAEQKDLNMGEESILDSTHTQPLSLLSEIQQTQAREALLAHSDVLQAREEEIQALKEEAQSHREELESLREEIKPFRSSPEKPSYSSLESEVVTMRQEKETLTQQLLNTIKHKVALSQELESWQEDMRLVINQQVQHQEEERQRETRREKENTGGLQRSKSLRVRGEGGKGFFSSLFRDK; this is translated from the exons ATGTTCACCCCCAGGAAAAGCAGTCTTCCATCCCCCAGCCTGGAGGACTCCTTCTTCCCtctgtcctcatcctcctcggTGTCTCTCTCCTTTGCTCTCCCCTCATCCACATCCTCTCCTGGCTGCGGTGACAGCGGAGGGGGGATAGAGACTGATTTGATACTCGCTGCAGAGCTGGGACAGGCTTTGCTGGAAAAGAATGAGGAGTTGGCAGCCTCTTTGGAGCAGAGCGAGAGGGAGTTGGAG GCTTTACAGCAGGAGAAGCATGTTCTTCAGAGGAAGCTGGAAATGAACCAACTGGAGTCTGGGCAGAGGGAGGCAGAGCTGACAGCAGATTTGGGCGTTTTGAGGGAAGAGCTAGCGCGACATCACAGTCATGGGCGTGACCGGCGGAGGGACGAGAGTGATCAGATGACTCAGTTAGCCAATCACAACCAGCGCCTGGTGGAACAGCTATCTGAG GCGGTGACACTGGAACACACCTTGAGGACTGAGCTCCGTTCCCTCAGAGAAGATATGGACGAATCATCTTTTAGCAGAACTATTAACACAACTCAACTAGACAACGTAAAGGGAGAG aACAGAGTTTTGCTGGAGCGGCTGTCTCACATGGAGGCACTACTTAGAGCTTCGCAGGAGGACAGCAATCGATATCGTtcggagagagagacactgcgAGAGAGACTGTCAGACCTACAGACCaagctgagagagaaagaagcagag CAGAAAGATCTGAACATGGGAGAAGAGAGCATTCTGGACAGTACGCACACACAGCCCTTGTCTCTGCTTAGTGAAATTCAGcaaacacag GCTAGAGAGGCTCTTCTAGCTCACTCAGATGTCCTTCAAGCAAGAGAGGAAGAGATACAAGCACTCAAAGAGGAG GCGCAGTCTCACCGAGAAGAGCTGGAGTCTTTAAGGGAAGAAATCAAGCCATTTAGAAGCAGTCCTGAGAAGCCAAGTTACAG TTCTTTGGAGAGTGAAGTGGTCACCATGCGCCAAGAAAAGGAAACACTAACACAGCAACTTCTCAATACCATCAAACACAAGGTGGCGCTGTCTCAAGAACTGGAATCATGGCAG GAGGACATGCGGCTGGTGATCAATCAACAGGTGCagcatcaggaggaggagagacagagggaaacaaggcgagagaaagaaaacactggAGGACTCCAAAGAAGCAAATCTTTAAGagtgaggggagagggagggaaaggatTCTTCTCTTCCCTGTTCAGagacaaatga
- the bicdl2 gene encoding BICD family-like cargo adapter 2 isoform X1 encodes MFTPRKSSLPSPSLEDSFFPLSSSSSVSLSFALPSSTSSPGCGDSGGGIETDLILAAELGQALLEKNEELAASLEQSERELEALQQEKHVLQRKLEMNQLESGQREAELTADLGVLREELARHHSHGRDRRRDESDQMTQLANHNQRLVEQLSEAVTLEHTLRTELRSLREDMDESSFSRTINTTQLDNVKGENRVLLERLSHMEALLRASQEDSNRYRSERETLRERLSDLQTKLREKEAEIEQEQGVVFELRTLNRSLQQKDLNMGEESILDSTHTQPLSLLSEIQQTQAREALLAHSDVLQAREEEIQALKEEAQSHREELESLREEIKPFRSSPEKPSYSSLESEVVTMRQEKETLTQQLLNTIKHKVALSQELESWQEDMRLVINQQVQHQEEERQRETRREKENTGGLQRSKSLRVRGEGGKGFFSSLFRDK; translated from the exons ATGTTCACCCCCAGGAAAAGCAGTCTTCCATCCCCCAGCCTGGAGGACTCCTTCTTCCCtctgtcctcatcctcctcggTGTCTCTCTCCTTTGCTCTCCCCTCATCCACATCCTCTCCTGGCTGCGGTGACAGCGGAGGGGGGATAGAGACTGATTTGATACTCGCTGCAGAGCTGGGACAGGCTTTGCTGGAAAAGAATGAGGAGTTGGCAGCCTCTTTGGAGCAGAGCGAGAGGGAGTTGGAG GCTTTACAGCAGGAGAAGCATGTTCTTCAGAGGAAGCTGGAAATGAACCAACTGGAGTCTGGGCAGAGGGAGGCAGAGCTGACAGCAGATTTGGGCGTTTTGAGGGAAGAGCTAGCGCGACATCACAGTCATGGGCGTGACCGGCGGAGGGACGAGAGTGATCAGATGACTCAGTTAGCCAATCACAACCAGCGCCTGGTGGAACAGCTATCTGAG GCGGTGACACTGGAACACACCTTGAGGACTGAGCTCCGTTCCCTCAGAGAAGATATGGACGAATCATCTTTTAGCAGAACTATTAACACAACTCAACTAGACAACGTAAAGGGAGAG aACAGAGTTTTGCTGGAGCGGCTGTCTCACATGGAGGCACTACTTAGAGCTTCGCAGGAGGACAGCAATCGATATCGTtcggagagagagacactgcgAGAGAGACTGTCAGACCTACAGACCaagctgagagagaaagaagcagag ATAGAGCAGGAGCAGGGGGTGGTGTTTGAGTTACGAACCTTGAATCGCTCTCTACAGCAGAAAGATCTGAACATGGGAGAAGAGAGCATTCTGGACAGTACGCACACACAGCCCTTGTCTCTGCTTAGTGAAATTCAGcaaacacag GCTAGAGAGGCTCTTCTAGCTCACTCAGATGTCCTTCAAGCAAGAGAGGAAGAGATACAAGCACTCAAAGAGGAG GCGCAGTCTCACCGAGAAGAGCTGGAGTCTTTAAGGGAAGAAATCAAGCCATTTAGAAGCAGTCCTGAGAAGCCAAGTTACAG TTCTTTGGAGAGTGAAGTGGTCACCATGCGCCAAGAAAAGGAAACACTAACACAGCAACTTCTCAATACCATCAAACACAAGGTGGCGCTGTCTCAAGAACTGGAATCATGGCAG GAGGACATGCGGCTGGTGATCAATCAACAGGTGCagcatcaggaggaggagagacagagggaaacaaggcgagagaaagaaaacactggAGGACTCCAAAGAAGCAAATCTTTAAGagtgaggggagagggagggaaaggatTCTTCTCTTCCCTGTTCAGagacaaatga
- the bicdl2 gene encoding BICD family-like cargo adapter 2 isoform X3 has translation MFTPRKSSLPSPSLEDSFFPLSSSSSVSLSFALPSSTSSPGCGDSGGGIETDLILAAELGQALLEKNEELAASLEQSERELEALQQEKHVLQRKLEMNQLESGQREAELTADLGVLREELARHHSHGRDRRRDESDQMTQLANHNQRLVEQLSEAVTLEHTLRTELRSLREDMDESSFSRTINTTQLDNVKGENRVLLERLSHMEALLRASQEDSNRYRSERETLRERLSDLQTKLREKEAEAREALLAHSDVLQAREEEIQALKEEAQSHREELESLREEIKPFRSSPEKPSYSSLESEVVTMRQEKETLTQQLLNTIKHKVALSQELESWQEDMRLVINQQVQHQEEERQRETRREKENTGGLQRSKSLRVRGEGGKGFFSSLFRDK, from the exons ATGTTCACCCCCAGGAAAAGCAGTCTTCCATCCCCCAGCCTGGAGGACTCCTTCTTCCCtctgtcctcatcctcctcggTGTCTCTCTCCTTTGCTCTCCCCTCATCCACATCCTCTCCTGGCTGCGGTGACAGCGGAGGGGGGATAGAGACTGATTTGATACTCGCTGCAGAGCTGGGACAGGCTTTGCTGGAAAAGAATGAGGAGTTGGCAGCCTCTTTGGAGCAGAGCGAGAGGGAGTTGGAG GCTTTACAGCAGGAGAAGCATGTTCTTCAGAGGAAGCTGGAAATGAACCAACTGGAGTCTGGGCAGAGGGAGGCAGAGCTGACAGCAGATTTGGGCGTTTTGAGGGAAGAGCTAGCGCGACATCACAGTCATGGGCGTGACCGGCGGAGGGACGAGAGTGATCAGATGACTCAGTTAGCCAATCACAACCAGCGCCTGGTGGAACAGCTATCTGAG GCGGTGACACTGGAACACACCTTGAGGACTGAGCTCCGTTCCCTCAGAGAAGATATGGACGAATCATCTTTTAGCAGAACTATTAACACAACTCAACTAGACAACGTAAAGGGAGAG aACAGAGTTTTGCTGGAGCGGCTGTCTCACATGGAGGCACTACTTAGAGCTTCGCAGGAGGACAGCAATCGATATCGTtcggagagagagacactgcgAGAGAGACTGTCAGACCTACAGACCaagctgagagagaaagaagcagag GCTAGAGAGGCTCTTCTAGCTCACTCAGATGTCCTTCAAGCAAGAGAGGAAGAGATACAAGCACTCAAAGAGGAG GCGCAGTCTCACCGAGAAGAGCTGGAGTCTTTAAGGGAAGAAATCAAGCCATTTAGAAGCAGTCCTGAGAAGCCAAGTTACAG TTCTTTGGAGAGTGAAGTGGTCACCATGCGCCAAGAAAAGGAAACACTAACACAGCAACTTCTCAATACCATCAAACACAAGGTGGCGCTGTCTCAAGAACTGGAATCATGGCAG GAGGACATGCGGCTGGTGATCAATCAACAGGTGCagcatcaggaggaggagagacagagggaaacaaggcgagagaaagaaaacactggAGGACTCCAAAGAAGCAAATCTTTAAGagtgaggggagagggagggaaaggatTCTTCTCTTCCCTGTTCAGagacaaatga
- the mia gene encoding melanoma-derived growth regulatory protein, producing MPCTLWVAISVLLLLPTSEAGRQMPKLSDKKLCADSECSHPILIARALQDYYPGDCRFIPIRQGQLIYVYAMLKDRGNLFWAGSVQDSYYGQQEARIGHFPSSVVEETHPLMPAGTEVKTTKWDFYCN from the exons ATGCCTTGCACACTCTGGGTTGCTATTTCAGTGTTGCTTTTGCTGCCAACCTCTGAGGCTGGAAGACAGATGCCCAAACTCTCAGACAAGAAACTCTGCGCTGACTCCGAATGCAGTC ATCCTATCCTGATTGCCCGTGCACTGCAGGACTACTACCCTGGAGACTGCAGATTCATACCCATCAGACAAGGGCAGCTCATTTATGTGTATGCAATGCTTAAGGACAGAGGGAACCTTTTCTGGGCTGGCAGT GTACAAGATTCCTACTACGGACAACAGGAGGCTCGCATCGGCCATTTCCCCAGCAGTGTGGTAGAGGAGACTCATCCTCTCATGCCAGCCGGAACCGAAGTCAAGACTACT AAATGGGACTTCTACTGTaactga